The genomic stretch GGAGGAATTCCTGGTATACTTTCAATTCAGCCTAAGCATATGTTAATGTTTGCTGTTGCTATGATTTTTGCTATAGCTGTACCATTAATATTAACTTTGATAGTAGGAAAGAAAAAATTAAAAGCAGAGGATTTAATTGATAATATTGATAATAATATAGAAACTAATAAAAATCTAAATACTTTGGATAATTTAACAACTTTAGATGATGATAATTTTGTTTCACCTATGAGCGGTAAAGTTTACAAATTATCAAATATATCGGATGAAGCTTTTTCAAGCGGAGCTATGGGAGAGGGATTTGCTGTAGAATTGTATGATGGAAAAGTTACTTCTCCTTGTGATGGGGAAATAACAGCAGCATTTACTACTAAACATGCTTATGGAATAGAAACTGCAGATGGAAGAGAAATACTTATTCATATTGGCATGGATACAGTAGAACTTAAAGGTGAAGGATTTGAATCATTTGTTAAAGCAGGTGATAAAGTAAAAAAAGGAGATATTATAGCAAAAGTTGATTTGGAATATGTAAAAAATCATGGTAAGTCTTTAGTATCACCTGTTGTATTCACTGATGGAAGTAAAATTAATTTATTAAAAGAAAATGCCATTATTAAAAATGGTGAAGGTAGAATAATAGAAATAAAATAATAAAAAATCTGGATAAATATTTATAGGTTCATATAGTCGGCAGTTAAATATAAAATTATTTAGCTGCCAATACAAAAATCTATAATATATAATTATAAATTTAATAGGAACTATTTATGAATTTTAAAAATAAAGTTGTTTATCAAATATATCCAAAATCATTTATGGACAGCAATAATGACGGACTTGGAGATATAAGAGGTATAATATCAAAATTGGATTATTTGTCTGATTTAGGAATAGATATAATATGGACAACACCTTTTTTTGTTTCTCCTCAGAAAGATAATGGGTATGATGTTGCTGATTATTATAATGTTGATCCTTCTTATGGAACTATGGAAGATGCAGAGGAACTTATAAGAGAAGCAAAGAAAAGAAATATAGATATAATGTTTGATATGGTATTTAATCATACTTCTACTGAGCATGAGTGGTTTAAAAAGGCTATAAATGGAATAGAAAAATATAAAAACTATTATATATTTAAAAAAGGCAGAATAATTAATGGGAAAAAAGAACCTCCTACTAACTGGATATCCAAATTTGGAGGCAGTGCTTGGCAGTATATAGAAAAATTTGATGAGTATTATTTGCATTTATTTGATGTTAGTCAGGCTGATTTAAATTGGGATAATGAAGAGGTTAGAAAAGAAATATTTGACATAGTAAATTTTTGGATAAGTAAAGGTGTTTATGGATTTAGATTTGATGTTATCAATTTAATATCTAAACCTAAAGTTTTTGAGGATGATTTTGAAAGTGACGGAAGACGCTTTTACACAGACGGAATAAATATACATAAATATCTAAAAGAATTAAATAAAAATACATTTGGTAAATATGATAATGCTGTAACAGTTGGAGAAATGTCATCAACAACCATAGAAAACTGCATTAAATATTCAGGTGAAAAAGAAAATGAACTTAGCATGGTATTTAGCTTTCATCATCTTAAAGTTGATTATAAAAATAAAGATAAATGGCAGTTAATGGATTTTGATTTTCAGGAGTTAAAGAATATTTTATTTTCTTGGCAGGAAGGAATGCAAAGTAATAATGCCTGGTCTGCTTTATTTTGGTGCAATCATGATCAGCCAAGAATAGTATCAAGATTCGGCGATGACCGAAAATATTATAAAGAATCAGCCAAAATGCTTGCCTCTGTTATGCATTGTTTAAGAGGTACTCCTTATATTTATCAAGGTGAAGAAATAGGTATGACTAATGCTTATTTTGATAATATTAATCAATACAAAGATGTAGAGTCATTGAACTATTTTAATATACTTAAAAATAATGGAGTAGAAGAGAAAGAAATATATAAAATACTTCAAAGCAGATCAAGAGATAATGCTAGAACTCCTATGCAGTGGAATGATAAAAAGAATGCAGGATTTTCAAATGCGGATACTTGGATAGAAATTATATATAATTATAAAGAAATAAATGCTGAAAATAATCTTAAAGATGAAGACTCTATTCTTAATTATTATAAAAAATTAATAAGATTAAGAAAAGATTATAAAGTTATTTCAGAAGGCAAAACTATACCAATATTAAAAGAAGATAAAAATGTACTCTCTTTTATAAGAGAATATAACAATGAGAAAATTTTGGTTATCAATAATTTTTACGGAAATGAATGCACGGCAGATTTAAACGGCATTAATTTTAATATAAAAACTTCAAAGATTCTTATTTCAAATTATAATGATGACTTAATACTTGATAATATTTTAAAGTTGAAGCCTTATGAATCAGTTTTATTATACAGTAAAAATTAGACTGTTAGATTTGTCCCTTCATATGAATTTTTAATTATCATTATAGGCCTTGAGTATATAAATCATATTCAAGGCTAATTTTTTATTTTATTTAATTTAAATAATAAAAAATTTTGACAAACTTTATTTTTATTGTAATATTATTTTTAAATGACTTATATTGTTTATGAAATATGAAAAATGATAAAAAAGATTTAAGAATAATAAAAACTCAAAAACTTTTAAAAGAATCCTTACTTGAACTTTTAAAAAGCAATTCGTTAAAAGATATAAGCGTAACAGAAATATGTGAACATGCACTAGTGAATAGAGTTACATTTTATGATCATTTTAATAACAAAGAAGAACTTTTAAACTCAATTATAAATGATATAAAAGAGGATATTATAAAAGAATTAAGAAAAGATAACTCTATATACGATTTTAGAAAGAACTATAGAAAAATATTAGAAAAAGTTATTAATTATTTTGATTATAATAGGCAGTATTTTAATGTATCATTAATAGATTCTAATAATACATTATTATTTGTTTCATCGCTTTATCGAATATTTTCAGAATATTTAGATGAAACTATGAAAAGTGAAAATGCTGAAAATACAAAAATTATGTCTCAGTTTTTTTCGGGTGCTTTGGTTTCTGTGATACTTTGCTGGGTAAAAGATGACGATAATAAAAAGATAAAAAAAGAAGATTTGCTTAACAATATATGCATTCTGCTTGAAAAATCTTTTAAATAAAATATAATAAGTTTACATAATATTTTTACAATTATATATTGATAATAGTTATTTTTTATATATACTAATAGATACTATATTATAAAATGAAGTAGGGCAGATTATGGCAAATGTAGGTATTATAGGTGCAGGCGGTTGGGGACTTGCTCTTGCAAATATTTTTTCTGAAAAACATAATATTAAAGTATGGGTTCATAGTGAAGAAAGCTATAAACTACTAAGTACAACTCATAGAAATGA from Brachyspira murdochii DSM 12563 encodes the following:
- the treC gene encoding alpha,alpha-phosphotrehalase, giving the protein MNFKNKVVYQIYPKSFMDSNNDGLGDIRGIISKLDYLSDLGIDIIWTTPFFVSPQKDNGYDVADYYNVDPSYGTMEDAEELIREAKKRNIDIMFDMVFNHTSTEHEWFKKAINGIEKYKNYYIFKKGRIINGKKEPPTNWISKFGGSAWQYIEKFDEYYLHLFDVSQADLNWDNEEVRKEIFDIVNFWISKGVYGFRFDVINLISKPKVFEDDFESDGRRFYTDGINIHKYLKELNKNTFGKYDNAVTVGEMSSTTIENCIKYSGEKENELSMVFSFHHLKVDYKNKDKWQLMDFDFQELKNILFSWQEGMQSNNAWSALFWCNHDQPRIVSRFGDDRKYYKESAKMLASVMHCLRGTPYIYQGEEIGMTNAYFDNINQYKDVESLNYFNILKNNGVEEKEIYKILQSRSRDNARTPMQWNDKKNAGFSNADTWIEIIYNYKEINAENNLKDEDSILNYYKKLIRLRKDYKVISEGKTIPILKEDKNVLSFIREYNNEKILVINNFYGNECTADLNGINFNIKTSKILISNYNDDLILDNILKLKPYESVLLYSKN
- a CDS encoding TetR/AcrR family transcriptional regulator, with translation MKNDKKDLRIIKTQKLLKESLLELLKSNSLKDISVTEICEHALVNRVTFYDHFNNKEELLNSIINDIKEDIIKELRKDNSIYDFRKNYRKILEKVINYFDYNRQYFNVSLIDSNNTLLFVSSLYRIFSEYLDETMKSENAENTKIMSQFFSGALVSVILCWVKDDDNKKIKKEDLLNNICILLEKSFK